A region of Streptomyces sp. WMMC500 DNA encodes the following proteins:
- a CDS encoding type ISP restriction/modification enzyme, whose protein sequence is MGSSADSGPAVAEAAAPAPEDPAAAVQRAEDAPVEDAPATAVPAQRVRAGSPAGAGPDGEGPHAAGADAEGADAAILSAPLLADLMPWSVAPLRLGRGWVMAPGAATLRARWDALVRAEGADRDALFRATRARTARSAVAQLPGRAAGTGRLAREAGPCPEPVRVLHGAYDPQWLIPDNRLIDAARPELWRVADDRQLFAVEAGYAAQGPAGSGGLAVVASALLPDGRSPAGRPGRIRPLYRRPRGREPNLAPRLLRLLGRRLGGKVAPEDVFAWVLAAGRATPRGCAVPLTADAAVWEAGVARGRRLLEVQLRGARGGGKPRLPGGRRPYVRAAIPARPAEVSYDPEEEALLLGAGRISPVPRAAWEFTEGGVPVLEQWIAARLEPAEPGTLAAIRPAAWPQEWTSELLELITVLALLAEAAEPGADEARGPEGASGASGAEITAAELHEAGVLPVPASARRPASVLDHHEEGPEGQFALI, encoded by the coding sequence ATGGGGAGTTCGGCGGACAGCGGCCCGGCCGTGGCGGAGGCCGCCGCTCCCGCGCCGGAGGACCCCGCGGCGGCGGTGCAGCGGGCGGAGGACGCGCCGGTCGAGGACGCGCCGGCGACAGCCGTGCCGGCCCAGCGCGTACGCGCCGGAAGTCCCGCCGGCGCCGGTCCGGACGGCGAGGGCCCGCATGCCGCGGGCGCGGACGCCGAGGGCGCGGACGCCGCGATCCTCTCCGCCCCGCTGCTCGCCGACCTGATGCCCTGGTCCGTCGCCCCGCTGCGGCTCGGGCGGGGGTGGGTCATGGCGCCCGGCGCCGCGACGCTGCGGGCGCGGTGGGATGCGCTCGTACGGGCCGAAGGAGCCGACCGGGACGCGCTCTTCCGGGCGACCCGGGCGCGGACGGCGCGCAGCGCCGTGGCGCAGTTGCCCGGGCGGGCGGCCGGGACCGGGCGGCTGGCCCGCGAGGCGGGGCCGTGTCCCGAGCCGGTGCGGGTGCTGCACGGGGCGTACGACCCGCAGTGGCTGATCCCCGACAACCGGCTCATCGACGCCGCCCGGCCGGAGCTGTGGCGGGTCGCGGACGACCGCCAGTTGTTCGCCGTCGAGGCGGGCTACGCGGCGCAGGGGCCTGCCGGGTCCGGCGGGCTCGCCGTGGTCGCCTCCGCGCTGCTGCCGGACGGGCGGTCGCCCGCCGGGCGGCCGGGGCGGATCCGGCCGCTGTACCGGCGGCCCCGGGGACGGGAGCCCAACCTCGCCCCGCGGCTGCTGCGCCTGCTGGGCAGGCGGCTGGGCGGCAAGGTCGCGCCGGAGGACGTGTTCGCCTGGGTGCTGGCCGCCGGGCGGGCCACCCCGCGCGGGTGCGCGGTGCCGCTGACCGCGGACGCCGCCGTGTGGGAGGCGGGCGTGGCGCGCGGCCGGCGGCTGCTGGAGGTGCAGCTCCGCGGCGCCCGCGGCGGCGGGAAGCCCCGGCTGCCGGGCGGCCGGCGGCCGTACGTGCGGGCGGCGATCCCGGCCCGGCCGGCGGAGGTGTCGTACGACCCGGAGGAGGAGGCGCTGCTCCTCGGCGCGGGACGCATCTCGCCGGTGCCGCGGGCGGCCTGGGAGTTCACGGAGGGCGGCGTGCCCGTGCTGGAGCAGTGGATCGCCGCGCGGCTGGAGCCGGCGGAGCCGGGGACGCTGGCGGCGATACGGCCCGCGGCGTGGCCGCAGGAGTGGACGTCGGAGCTGCTGGAGCTGATCACGGTGCTGGCGCTGCTCGCGGAGGCGGCGGAGCCGGGCGCGGACGAGGCACGGGGCCCGGAGGGAGCCTCCGGCGCGTCCGGAGCGGAGATCACGGCGGCCGAGCTGCACGAGGCGGGCGTCCTGCCGGTCCCCGCGTCGGCGCGCCGCCCGGCGTCGGTGCTGGACCATCACGAGGAGGGCCCGGAGGGGCAGTTCGCGCTGATCTGA